CCCTAAGGGGGTGGGGGCTGGAAATGACGTCTTGGCAGTGTTGGAGGGAGGCAAGTGGTCCCGCATTGACACCTCTTTGTTTCCTCTCCCGTTTCATTCGGATTGGGACAACGTACTGTCCCAGTTTTTAGTACGTGATTCTACTATTATTTATTCGTCTTAGCGTTACTTTTTGACATTATCCTCCCTCGGGTTCTGTGGAAGTGGGCTGGACTGGACGGTGAGGGATTCCACTACGCTGCGTTTGCTCCCTTCCCTCTGTGCCACCCACTGCTCGTCgtttcttgtttgttttAGCTTCTACAACCGAAAACcaggaaaaagaaaattcCCTGGTTCAGAAATCGGTGAATAAGGAACCGTACGGGTCGTCGCCCTCTGTGCCGTAgttgatctcttcttcagGGTATCTATCAAATTGAGAAGTGTCCCCCTGGCCCTGTTGCACGGGTGGTTCGTACGGTGTCTCTATGTTTCTTGTCAGTAGTTTCTCCCAAATCACCTCGCTGAACCAGACATGGCTCTTTACGTCCTCGGTTCCGTTTTGTAAGTTACCTAATCGCTGTGACAGATCCCTGTTGATGAGCCGCGTCAGGAGGTCCTTCACGTCGTCGTGGAAGAAACTTGGGAATTTGAGTTTCGCGTTCAAGATATTTTCGTATGTCTTCATCGCGTTCGAGTCGTAAAACGGTGTGTGGCCAGCCAGCATCTCGTAGATTAGCACGCCGAAACTCCACCAGTCGACAGACTTGTTGTACGGTTTCGTGCTCATCACCTCAGGTGCAATGTAGTCTGGGGTACCACATAGAGTGTATGTTACATCGGGCACGTATTTGGCAAACCCAAAGTCCGTGATCTTGATGTGCCCGTTCTTGTCCAGCAGAATATTCTCTGGTTTCAAGTCTCTGTATATTATGTCCAGGTTATGCAGGTACTCCAACGCAAGGCATACCTCTGCAGCGTAGAATTTAGCGACAGGTGTAGGGAACCTTTGGGATTTCCTTAGCAAGGAGAACAACTCACCACCTTCGATGTAGTCCATGACCATGAACACCTGTTGTGAATCCTGGAAAGTCCCCCACATCCTCACGAGAAATGGATGCGACACTACAGAAAGCATCAACCTCTCGTCGTTCGTATGTTCCACTTGCTTCAACTTGACAATCgtctgtttcttcaacactttcaaagcgTAGAACCTTCCGTTATGGTTTGATCTTATCAAATGGACTCTCCCAAAGGAGCCAGTCCCGAGAGTCCTTAGAATCTTAAAGTCGTTCAACGTGTACTTCCCAGAAGTCTTTCTGCCTTCAAAGTTCGGATAATCCCTCTTCTGCTGCCTCGTTCCGTCActtttctcctcctcaccCTCCTTCATCTGCAACGACTGCTCCAATCTTGCCTCCAACGTGCTCGCATTTTCCCCCCGGTCCGGGACCTCCTCGTGTCCCGAACTGTGCTGATGGAAGTGCGCACTGTGCTCATCCATCTGCGGTAGATTCAAAGTCCTGACCTCGTTCTTTTTCTGCGGATCCAggtacatatatataaccTATATACACATAAAACGGACACACTATCCCGCCTGCCGTTactccttcttgaaaaataatagaaaatAAACCCGTCTCTTGTAGTGATCAAGAGCAGCGAGAGAGAAGTGTATCACCCCTACGCTCTTATGTGATTAAAGTACCACGGGgatgcaaaaaaaagtatgCGTCCTTTCCACGCACACAGAGAGAGGGCGACTCCCTCCTTCCGTTCCCCTTCCCTCATAACGAGTTCGCTGTTTTTCCAACACgaagaacgaaaaaaaagaaaaaaagaaaaaagcgTCAAAATTTCgcagagagagaaaaaaatgggtttttcctgttttttttttcgcaTCCGTTTCTTCAGATTGGACGGTTTCCTCTTTCGGTCGGCTCCCACGGCGGTTTCTGCGCCGCAGCGCTTCCCGCCCGCAGCGTGCTTGTCTTTCCTCTATTGTGCACTCCGCATTGTCCTCCTGCGGGACGGAGCGAGCCGTGCGCTGCCCGCCTGTGTTGAGATGGACGGCTCGCTGTGATTATTGTATGGCAGAGGTGGACGCTTCACGGGTCCGCAGAAAGGGGTAAGCGGCGGGTGGCACTAGACAGTAATGAGGAAAGGTGTTACTATGGGTCGATACCTTCGCAAGGCGCATATTAGTTGCATTGACAGCAAACCACGCAAGGGCCATGCTCAAAGAAGCCATCCCCTATTTCTCTCGCTAGCTACAGGTTGG
This sequence is a window from Huiozyma naganishii CBS 8797 chromosome 3, complete genome. Protein-coding genes within it:
- the TPK1 gene encoding cAMP-dependent protein kinase catalytic subunit TPK1 (similar to Saccharomyces cerevisiae TPK1 (YJL164C) and TPK3 (YKL166C); ancestral locus Anc_1.182) yields the protein MYLDPQKKNEVRTLNLPQMDEHSAHFHQHSSGHEEVPDRGENASTLEARLEQSLQMKEGEEEKSDGTRQQKRDYPNFEGRKTSGKYTLNDFKILRTLGTGSFGRVHLIRSNHNGRFYALKVLKKQTIVKLKQVEHTNDERLMLSVVSHPFLVRMWGTFQDSQQVFMVMDYIEGGELFSLLRKSQRFPTPVAKFYAAEVCLALEYLHNLDIIYRDLKPENILLDKNGHIKITDFGFAKYVPDVTYTLCGTPDYIAPEVMSTKPYNKSVDWWSFGVLIYEMLAGHTPFYDSNAMKTYENILNAKLKFPSFFHDDVKDLLTRLINRDLSQRLGNLQNGTEDVKSHVWFSEVIWEKLLTRNIETPYEPPVQQGQGDTSQFDRYPEEEINYGTEGDDPYGSLFTDF